The following proteins are co-located in the Takifugu flavidus isolate HTHZ2018 chromosome 16, ASM371156v2, whole genome shotgun sequence genome:
- the tspeara gene encoding thrombospondin-type laminin G domain and EAR repeat-containing protein, which yields MLGTETKIPFVMSLLLLVQILLMGLRVTGTTTDTWRQCTDLIPLDLLSFVLEKDPSKLAPNVHVKQARGVRGVHFSGPHTSVTFPSSSKLLVNCELFPQNISIVLTLKIDSGAAKRNEYIFTLMMPRQLEKRSASGLERERKTERKRTRDKKAKREREKLILGLRLSRNRLHFLYRSDGGAVENCKFQSTRLDDNQWHTLVLVIDSHRVSLTVDCGAPLEIFPTRRFPSGPSLQGSRFHIGSRGKWKGLFSGLLRQLVLVPGSDATQRICPSLMPQLAALSVPSLLLDESHRGSDEEDQRIYQTREEQVSVGLQRSCTEQIKGQLWFNPLRKGLYLCDGTVWIAVLEDHKRLDYLLEHQIITTSSETHDVEVFQLPGVGLMAAMAHRSTFSGSAVYIWNHTSFQLYQNFSTHGALAWRHFTMGKKTFLVVSNCGGEPGRHYKNEKPMDFSVIYKWSKKRKQFVRVQTVQTYCARDWEAFKINRQTYLAVANHRQGDNNHTINSVIYKWNRLTKSFEIHQLLPTSGAYDWEYFTVGPYHFLVVANAFDGVTTSVDSVIYVWINGSFQVFQTIKTFCATDWEMFQIGSRVFLAVANGHRLQASGPSQYAINSTIYELDMIGQLFVRFQDILTYSAVDWEFFSLGEDHFLIVANSFNGESYSLNSILYRWQGYEGFVPVHWLPTIGCSDWEYFSSQGEAYLIYSSAKAPLSKVFKLKTY from the exons ATGCTGGGAACTGAAACTAAAATTCCTTTTGTGATGTCCTTGCTGCTACTTGTGCAGATCCTTCTCATGGGATTAAGGGTCACTGGAACCACCACAGACACATGGAGGCAATGTACAG ATTTGATCCCTCTTGATCTTCTGTCCTTTGTCCTTGAGAAAGACCCCTCTAAACTTGCGCCAAATGTGCACGTGAAGCAGGCCAGGGGAGTGAGGGGCGTGCACTTCTCCGGTCCTCACACCTCCGTgacctttccctcctcctccaagcTGTTGGTGAACTGTGAACTCTTTCCCCAAAATATTTCTATTGTCTTGACGTTGAAGATCGACAGCGGCGCCGCCAAG AGAAACGAATATATCTTCACCTTGATGATGCCAAGACAATTGGAGAAAAGAAGCGCGTCGGGTTTGGAAAGGgaaaggaagacagagaggaagcgGACCAGGGACAAGAAGGCAAAAAGGGAACGGGAGAAGCTCATTCTGGGACTGAGGCTCTCGAGGAACCGCCTGCATTTCCTTTATCGAAGTGATGGAGGGGCAGTCGAGAACTGCAAGTTCCAGAGCACTCGCCTGGACGATAACCAGTGGCACACGCTGGTTTTGGTCATTGACAGCCACCGGGTCAGTCTCACCGTGGACTGTGGGGCCCCACTAGAAAT TTTTCCCACCAGGCGTTTCCCCTCCGGCCCCAGCTTACAGGGATCGAGATTCCACATTGGAAGTCGAGGAAAATGGAAAGGCTTGTTTTCA GGTCTTTTGCGGCAGCTGGTGTTGGTGCCTGGTTCAGATGCCACCCAACGGATCTGCCCCTCTTTAATGCCACAGCTAGCAGCTCTGTCTGTGCCCTCACTTCTCTTGGACGAATCCCACCGAGGGAGCGATGAGGAGGACCAAAGAATCTATCAAA CACGAGAAGAGCAAGTGTCAGTCGGGCTGCAGCGATCGTGCACAGAGCAGATAAAAGGCCAACTGTGGTTTAATCCACTCAGGAAGGGTCTCTACCTTTGTGATGGGACAGTGTGGATCGCGGTGCTTGAAG ATCATAAAAGGCTGGACTATTTGCTGGAACACCAAATCATCACAACCAGCTCAGAAACCCATGATGTTGAG GTGTTCCAGCTGCCTGGCGTTGGTCTGATGGCAGCTATGGCTCATCGCTCCACAttctctggttctgctgtgtATATATGGAATCACACAAGTTTCCAGCTCTATCAGAATTTCAGTACACATGGGGCGCTGGCTTGGAGACACTTCACTATGGGAAAGAAG ACGTTTCTCGTGGTGTCAAACTGTGGAGGAGAACCAGGCAGGCATTACAAGAACGAAAAGCCGATGGATTTCTCTGTGATTTACAAGtggagcaaaaaaagaaaacagtttgtACGGGTCCAGACTGTGCAGACCTACTGTGCCCGTGACTGGGAGGCCTTTAAAATCAATCGGCAAACCTATCTTGCGGTGGCGAACCACAGACAAG GAGATAACAATCACACTATCAACAGTGTGATATACAAATGGAACCGGTTAACCAAGTCCTTTGAGATTCACCAGTTGCTGCCCACCTCTGGGGCCTACGATTGGGAGTACTTCACGGTGGGGCCCTACCATTTTCTGGTGGTTGCAAATGCCTTTGATGGCGTGACCACTTCTGTAGACTCAGTGATCTATGTTTGGATAAACGGAAGCTTCCAGGTGTTCCAGACCATCAAG ACATTTTGTGCTACAGATTGGGAAATGTTTCAGATTGGCAGCAGAGTTTTCTTAGCTGTCGCCAATGGACACAGACTCCAGGCTAGTGGACCGAGTCAGTACGCCATCAACTCCACTATTTATGAACTGGACATGATTGGGCAGCTGTTTGTCCGTTTCCAGGATATTCTCACCTATAG TGCAGTGGATTGGGAGTTCTTCAGCCTCGGGGAGGATCATTTTCTGATCGTTGCCAACTCCTTTAATGGAGAATCATACTCTCTCAATAGTATTCTCTACAG GTGGCAAGGATATGAAGGTTTTGTTCCTGTTCACTGGCTTCCAACAATTGGGTGCAGTGACTGGGAGTATTTCAGCTCTCAAGGAGAAGCATATCTAATCTACTCTAGTGCAAAAGCTCCCCTCTCCAAAGTGTTCAAGCTGAAAACCTACTAA
- the sumo3a gene encoding small ubiquitin-related modifier 3-like — protein MSEEKPKEGVKTENDHINLKVAGQDGSVVQFKIKRHTPLNKLMKAYCERQGLQIRQIRFRFDGQPINETDTPAQLEMEDEDTIDVFQQQTGGRC, from the exons ATGTCAGAGGAAAAGCCAAAG GAGGGAGTCAAGACCGAGAATGATCACATCAACCTCAAGGTTGCAGGGCAGGATGGTTCTGTGGTTCAGTTCAAAATCAAAAGGCACACACCCCTCAACAAACTCATGAAGGCTTACTGTGAACGACAG GGCCTTCAGATAAGGCAGATCAGGTTCAGGTTTGATGGCCAGCCTATCAACGAGACAGACACACCTGCACAG CTGGAGATGGAAGACGAAGACACCATAGATGTATTccagcagcagacaggaggCCGCTGCTAA